A stretch of the Marivirga tractuosa DSM 4126 genome encodes the following:
- a CDS encoding Hsp20/alpha crystallin family protein has product MNLLKNKDVLRNLLFQGDQLNTLAGGVAQVDFTIENQSDGFLIVVNAPGIEAEQLKVISDQNSLQIFATINHPAENQGVMIPLFYKKVQLPVFADTNDVEAVHHDNRLEIFVSIGKNRASSKKEINIKQI; this is encoded by the coding sequence ATGAACCTACTCAAAAATAAAGACGTATTAAGAAACTTATTATTTCAAGGTGACCAATTGAATACTTTGGCTGGAGGCGTTGCTCAAGTTGATTTCACAATAGAAAATCAAAGTGATGGCTTTTTGATAGTAGTGAATGCTCCAGGTATTGAGGCTGAACAACTTAAGGTAATTTCAGATCAAAACTCTCTACAGATATTTGCTACCATAAATCATCCTGCTGAAAATCAAGGTGTAATGATTCCACTTTTTTATAAAAAAGTGCAATTACCTGTTTTCGCAGACACTAATGATGTAGAAGCTGTTCATCATGATAATAGATTGGAAATATTTGTTTCAATAGGTAAAAATCGCGCAAGCAGCAAAAAAGAAATTAATATCAAACAAATATAA
- a CDS encoding glycosyltransferase family 2 protein encodes MDSKIIVIIPAFNEENAVGKVVKAIPKEWVEEIVVVNNNSTDKTREAAEQEGALVLDQPSKGYGNACLKGIEYVKSKDEKPDVIVFLDADYSDYPEQLPELVKPILQEEMDIVIGSRALGEREGGSMTFPQVFGNWLATRLIRLFYGYRFTDLGPFRAIRWDKLMEVNMQDKTFGWTVEMQVKAAKMKMKCTEVPMAYRNRIGKSKVSGTVYGTIMAGYKILYTIFKYL; translated from the coding sequence ATGGATTCAAAAATAATTGTCATAATCCCTGCATTTAATGAGGAGAATGCCGTTGGTAAGGTAGTGAAAGCTATTCCAAAAGAGTGGGTTGAGGAAATTGTGGTGGTTAATAATAATTCCACCGACAAAACCAGAGAAGCTGCTGAGCAGGAAGGAGCATTAGTTTTGGATCAACCCAGCAAAGGATATGGAAATGCTTGTTTGAAGGGAATTGAGTATGTAAAATCAAAAGATGAAAAGCCTGATGTTATTGTCTTTTTGGATGCTGATTATTCCGATTACCCTGAACAACTACCCGAATTAGTAAAGCCAATTCTGCAAGAAGAAATGGATATTGTAATTGGTTCAAGGGCCTTAGGCGAAAGAGAAGGAGGTAGTATGACTTTTCCTCAGGTATTTGGAAATTGGTTAGCTACCAGACTGATTAGACTTTTTTATGGTTATCGATTTACTGATTTAGGTCCATTCAGAGCAATCCGTTGGGATAAGCTGATGGAGGTAAATATGCAGGATAAAACTTTTGGCTGGACGGTAGAAATGCAAGTGAAAGCAGCCAAAATGAAAATGAAATGCACGGAAGTACCAATGGCTTATAGGAACCGGATTGGGAAATCTAAAGTTTCAGGTACAGTATACGGAACTATTATGGCAGGATATAAAATTTTATACACCATTTTTAAATATTTATGA
- a CDS encoding ABC transporter permease has translation MNLPDFIAKRTINSKTGQFSGSIYKIAISSIAIGLAIMLIALLILGGFQKTIKDKVFSFAGHLQVTKYTLSNSFDESPISIETDFFQNHEDLDFIRHVQGVAYKAGLLKTEEAVEGVVIKGIGADYDTANFASNLIQGRFPNVNSEEYSTEIIISKEIAQLLRLELGEKVIMYFVQNPPRYRQLEIVGVYETGLEDFDERMIIGDVRMIQRLNDWTADQVGSFEVFINDDIDEEEAESIVFDKVEADQFVNLTSKKYPQYFEWLELLNQNVRLFLVLILFVACFNMVAVIFILTMERTPMIGLLKSMGAKNILIRNVFLMSGLRLTFKGLLWGNMVAIGAAALQYYFNLIPLDQENYYMSAVPILWDFKMIVGLNLLVLVVVLISLFLPVWFIARMKPIKAIRFD, from the coding sequence TTGAATCTACCTGATTTTATAGCGAAACGTACAATAAATTCTAAAACTGGTCAATTTTCGGGCAGTATTTACAAAATAGCCATTAGTAGTATCGCTATTGGATTGGCAATAATGCTGATCGCACTTTTGATTTTAGGTGGTTTCCAAAAGACCATAAAAGATAAAGTATTCAGTTTTGCTGGACATTTGCAAGTCACGAAATATACGCTCAGTAATTCTTTTGATGAGTCACCAATTTCGATAGAAACAGATTTTTTTCAAAATCATGAAGATTTAGATTTTATAAGACATGTGCAGGGAGTTGCATATAAAGCGGGTTTGTTGAAAACAGAAGAAGCTGTAGAAGGGGTAGTGATTAAAGGAATCGGGGCAGACTATGATACTGCAAATTTTGCTTCTAATTTAATACAAGGAAGGTTTCCTAATGTCAATTCTGAAGAATACAGCACTGAGATTATAATCAGTAAAGAAATAGCTCAATTGCTTCGGTTGGAATTAGGTGAAAAAGTTATTATGTATTTTGTACAAAACCCACCGAGGTACCGACAGCTTGAGATTGTGGGAGTTTATGAAACAGGCTTGGAGGATTTTGATGAGCGCATGATAATCGGAGATGTCAGAATGATCCAGAGGTTGAATGATTGGACTGCAGATCAAGTGGGGAGTTTTGAAGTTTTCATTAATGATGATATTGATGAAGAGGAGGCGGAATCTATTGTTTTCGATAAAGTAGAGGCAGATCAGTTTGTTAACTTAACCAGTAAAAAATATCCACAATATTTCGAGTGGCTAGAATTACTCAATCAGAACGTTCGTCTGTTTTTGGTACTTATATTATTTGTTGCTTGCTTTAATATGGTAGCCGTAATTTTTATTCTAACTATGGAAAGAACCCCGATGATAGGTTTGCTAAAATCAATGGGTGCAAAAAATATACTCATTAGAAATGTATTTTTAATGAGCGGATTAAGGTTGACTTTTAAGGGCTTACTTTGGGGTAATATGGTCGCAATCGGAGCCGCTGCCTTACAGTATTATTTTAATCTTATCCCCTTAGATCAAGAGAATTATTATATGAGTGCAGTTCCCATTCTCTGGGATTTCAAAATGATTGTTGGCTTGAATTTATTAGTATTGGTGGTGGTATTGATTTCGCTCTTTTTACCGGTTTGGTTTATTGCTAGAATGAAACCGATTAAGGCGATTCGATTTGATTGA
- a CDS encoding exo-beta-N-acetylmuramidase NamZ family protein — MIRTANYNFIGKLIPLCGLFFMILANACVAQQNSPIPAAYQTEEYLPYLKEKAVGMVVNQTSTIKQTHLVDTLRSHDINIKKVFAPEHGFRGQADAGATIKSGIDEKTGLPIISLYGKSKKPTNEQLKDLDVVIFDIQDVGARFYTYISTMHYVMEACAENNIPLLILDRPNPNGMYVDGPILEIEHQSFVGMHPIPILHGLTVAELAQMINGEKWLKNELQCELKIIKNRNYSHADSYSLPIKPSPNLPNDLSIALYPSLCLFEGTVISVGRGTKKPFQQIGHPSLTDFEHTFTPGSMPGSSAHPPFEDAKCYGIDFESKDFEEGISLKYLIDFYTAFPDKDDYFNNFLTKLAGTESLRQQIEAGFSEEEIKMSWQAGLQEYKVMREKYLLYEALHPQGGN, encoded by the coding sequence ATGATAAGAACTGCAAATTACAATTTCATTGGCAAACTCATTCCGCTTTGCGGTCTATTTTTTATGATTTTGGCAAATGCTTGCGTGGCTCAACAAAATTCGCCCATTCCCGCTGCATACCAAACCGAAGAATACCTACCCTATTTGAAAGAAAAAGCGGTTGGAATGGTAGTCAATCAGACTTCTACCATCAAGCAGACCCATTTGGTAGACACTTTAAGATCTCATGACATTAATATAAAGAAGGTATTTGCTCCTGAGCATGGATTTCGTGGGCAAGCTGATGCAGGAGCTACAATAAAATCCGGAATTGATGAAAAAACAGGTTTACCTATTATTTCCCTTTATGGGAAAAGTAAAAAGCCTACCAATGAGCAATTGAAAGATTTGGATGTGGTGATTTTTGACATTCAGGATGTGGGTGCAAGATTCTATACTTATATCAGCACTATGCATTATGTAATGGAAGCTTGCGCTGAAAACAATATTCCACTATTGATTTTAGACCGTCCCAATCCGAATGGAATGTATGTGGATGGCCCCATTTTAGAAATTGAACACCAGTCATTTGTAGGCATGCATCCTATACCGATTTTGCATGGATTAACTGTAGCTGAGTTGGCACAAATGATTAACGGTGAAAAATGGCTGAAAAATGAATTGCAATGCGAATTGAAAATTATAAAGAATAGGAATTACAGCCATGCAGATTCTTATTCATTACCCATCAAACCTTCCCCTAATTTACCAAATGACCTAAGTATCGCACTATACCCTTCGCTTTGCCTTTTCGAGGGAACTGTAATTAGTGTCGGACGAGGTACTAAAAAACCTTTCCAGCAAATTGGCCATCCTTCCTTAACAGATTTTGAGCATACATTCACCCCAGGCAGTATGCCAGGAAGCAGTGCCCACCCACCTTTTGAAGATGCAAAATGTTACGGAATTGACTTTGAGTCCAAAGATTTTGAAGAAGGGATTTCCTTAAAATACTTGATAGATTTCTACACAGCTTTTCCTGATAAAGACGATTATTTCAATAATTTCCTTACCAAATTAGCTGGTACAGAATCTCTACGTCAGCAAATTGAGGCAGGATTTTCAGAAGAGGAAATTAAAATGAGTTGGCAAGCGGGTTTGCAGGAATATAAGGTAATGCGGGAAAAGTATTTGTTATATGAAGCCCTTCATCCCCAAGGGGGAAATTAG
- the dnaE gene encoding DNA polymerase III subunit alpha, whose product MYLIYDTETTGLPKNYNAPLSDADNWPRCVQIAWQLHGANGELLDAQNHIIKPEGFDIPYNAEKVHGISTERAQKEGKPLIEVLEAFKTILEKTDVVVGHNISFDISIMGAEMLRKELSETVLTEKPIIDTKEAGTDFCKIPGGRGGKYKWPTLTELHKKLFGQDFADAHDAAYDVDATAKCFFGLITEKAVKPLGETPIEAINYEPPKLDAANFATSSKNEEKAASDALKQAKNADISELSDTNFVHLHCHTQFSILQSTTEIPSMVNKAKEMGMPAIAMTDHGNMMGAYNFVRDANKAGIKPIVGCEYFLTQDRNNKKNKDDGFQTVLLAKNKAGYHNLAKLSSIAFVEGFYYVPRIDREALVQYKENIIATTGGLWGEVPFLILNAGEAQAEEAFLWWKEQFGDDFYVELNQHGVPEEQKVNEVLLKFAKKYDVKYFAANNTYYTNKEDAEAQDILLCVKDGETTGEQGKPKKYVGKRGREYRFGLPNDEFYIKSPDEMKKLFADYPEAIACTAEIAEKIEGFELARDVLLPKYDIPQEFIDPKDAENGGNRGENAYLRHITYEGAKKRYPEITAEIKERLDFELETIERTGYPGYFLIVQDFTTAAREMGVSVGPGRGSAAGSAVAYCTAITNIDPIKYDLLFERFLNPDRVSLPDIDIDFDDHGRQKVIDYVIEKYGANQVAQITTYGTMAAKSAIRDTARVMELPLMDADRIAKLVPDIKLKALFDLASDKKKLSAKLKNNGEAISKAEELLNLAKANDASAKVINQARVLEGSVRNTGIHACGVIITPDDITKFVPVALAKDSDMYCTQFDNAVVENAGLLKMDFLGLKTLTLIKDAVRIVEERHGVKLDPDEFPIDDPKTYELFQKGETVGIFQYESPGMQKYLRDLKPTEFSDLIAMNALYRPGPLEYIPNFVKRKNGLEEISYDLPEMEEYLQETYGITVYQEQVMLLSQKLAGFTKGEADVLRKAMGKKIFALLEELKPKFINQGAEKGHPKDVLEKIWKDWEAFAAYAFNKSHSTCYAWVAYQTAYLKAHYPAEYMASVLSNNMGQITDVTFFMEECKRAGIEVLGPDVNESNSGFTVNDNGQIRFGLAAIKGAGSAAVESIIQERKSNGQYKDIFDFAERIPLKSVNKKTFESLAMAGGFDCFKEYHRKQFLASDNGEGTLIEKIIKYAQKLQHEKDSAQTSLFGGEGGVAIPPPRVAEMEPYSELEKLNIEKEVVGLFISGHPLDEYRFEMESFCNTQVSELNDIESLASKNEIKVGGIVTAVAHRQTKTGKPFGTLTLEDYGGSFTFFMFGDDYLANKQFYENGWFIFISGRVGKKPWGDQALEFKISKVELLSELRDKRTKSLAIMLDLNAITEDLIVELDNLCQTFKGECEVKLELQDKVNGYKVETKSRKYKVNPSNELIEGLNRIPDLNYRILT is encoded by the coding sequence ATGTACTTAATTTACGATACCGAGACCACCGGATTACCAAAAAATTATAACGCTCCATTAAGTGATGCAGACAATTGGCCAAGATGTGTGCAGATTGCATGGCAATTACATGGAGCAAATGGTGAGCTTTTAGATGCCCAAAACCACATCATCAAACCAGAAGGTTTTGATATTCCCTATAATGCCGAAAAAGTGCATGGAATTTCTACTGAAAGGGCTCAAAAAGAAGGTAAACCATTAATTGAAGTTTTAGAAGCTTTCAAAACCATTTTGGAGAAAACCGATGTGGTGGTCGGACATAATATTAGCTTTGATATTTCAATTATGGGAGCTGAAATGCTGAGAAAAGAGCTTTCTGAAACTGTTCTTACCGAAAAACCTATTATAGATACCAAAGAAGCTGGAACGGATTTCTGTAAAATCCCTGGCGGCAGAGGAGGGAAGTACAAATGGCCAACCTTAACAGAGCTTCATAAAAAGCTATTCGGACAAGATTTTGCCGATGCACATGATGCAGCATACGATGTGGATGCTACAGCAAAGTGTTTCTTTGGTTTGATTACTGAAAAAGCAGTAAAGCCATTAGGTGAAACCCCAATTGAGGCAATCAATTATGAGCCACCTAAATTAGATGCAGCCAATTTTGCTACTAGCTCAAAAAATGAAGAAAAAGCTGCATCTGATGCATTAAAGCAAGCTAAAAATGCTGATATTTCAGAATTAAGTGATACTAATTTTGTGCACCTTCATTGCCATACGCAATTCTCCATTTTGCAATCTACTACGGAAATCCCCTCTATGGTCAACAAAGCAAAAGAGATGGGAATGCCGGCTATTGCCATGACTGATCATGGTAATATGATGGGAGCTTATAATTTCGTGCGGGATGCCAATAAAGCTGGAATTAAACCCATAGTGGGCTGTGAGTATTTCCTGACTCAAGATAGAAATAACAAGAAAAATAAAGATGATGGTTTTCAGACAGTTCTTTTGGCAAAAAATAAAGCAGGCTATCATAATTTAGCCAAGCTTTCTTCAATTGCATTTGTAGAAGGATTCTATTATGTGCCTCGAATTGATAGGGAAGCATTAGTTCAATACAAAGAAAATATTATTGCCACCACAGGGGGACTATGGGGAGAAGTCCCATTCCTAATTTTGAATGCGGGAGAAGCTCAGGCAGAAGAAGCCTTTCTTTGGTGGAAAGAACAGTTTGGTGATGATTTTTATGTAGAATTAAATCAACATGGGGTTCCTGAAGAGCAAAAAGTAAATGAAGTTTTATTAAAATTTGCCAAAAAGTATGATGTAAAATATTTCGCTGCCAATAATACTTATTATACTAACAAAGAAGATGCTGAAGCGCAAGATATTTTGCTTTGCGTAAAAGATGGAGAAACTACTGGTGAGCAAGGAAAGCCTAAAAAGTATGTAGGTAAAAGGGGGCGAGAATATCGCTTTGGCTTACCCAATGATGAATTCTACATCAAGTCTCCCGATGAAATGAAGAAATTGTTTGCTGATTATCCAGAAGCGATTGCTTGCACGGCTGAGATAGCAGAAAAAATAGAGGGCTTTGAATTAGCTAGGGATGTACTTTTGCCAAAATATGATATTCCCCAAGAATTCATTGACCCTAAGGATGCTGAGAATGGTGGAAATAGAGGTGAAAATGCTTATTTACGCCATATCACTTATGAAGGAGCAAAAAAACGATATCCTGAAATTACAGCTGAAATAAAAGAGCGATTGGATTTCGAACTGGAAACCATCGAAAGAACTGGCTATCCAGGTTATTTCTTAATTGTACAGGATTTTACGACAGCAGCTAGGGAAATGGGTGTTTCTGTAGGGCCTGGAAGGGGTTCAGCTGCTGGTTCAGCAGTAGCCTATTGTACGGCCATTACCAATATTGATCCTATTAAGTATGATCTCCTTTTTGAGCGTTTTTTAAATCCAGATAGGGTTTCATTGCCCGATATTGATATTGACTTTGATGACCATGGCAGGCAGAAAGTAATTGATTATGTGATTGAAAAATATGGTGCCAATCAGGTTGCTCAAATTACCACTTATGGTACTATGGCAGCGAAATCAGCCATCAGAGATACAGCTAGAGTGATGGAATTGCCACTGATGGATGCCGATAGGATTGCCAAATTAGTACCCGATATTAAACTCAAAGCCTTATTCGATTTGGCTTCTGATAAAAAGAAATTATCGGCTAAGCTGAAAAATAACGGAGAAGCCATTAGTAAAGCAGAAGAGTTATTGAATCTGGCTAAAGCCAATGATGCTTCTGCTAAAGTAATTAATCAAGCAAGAGTTCTTGAAGGCTCAGTAAGAAATACAGGTATTCATGCCTGCGGAGTAATTATCACACCTGACGATATTACCAAATTCGTACCGGTTGCCTTGGCTAAGGACTCGGATATGTACTGCACACAATTTGATAATGCGGTGGTGGAAAATGCTGGTCTTCTTAAAATGGATTTCCTGGGTTTAAAAACTTTAACGCTGATTAAAGATGCCGTCAGAATTGTGGAGGAAAGGCATGGTGTTAAACTTGATCCGGATGAATTCCCTATAGACGATCCCAAAACCTATGAACTTTTCCAAAAGGGAGAAACGGTCGGGATATTCCAATATGAATCCCCTGGTATGCAGAAATATTTAAGGGATTTAAAGCCTACGGAATTCTCGGATTTGATTGCGATGAACGCACTTTATCGGCCAGGTCCCCTGGAATATATTCCGAATTTCGTTAAGCGGAAAAATGGTTTAGAAGAGATTAGCTACGATCTTCCAGAAATGGAGGAATACCTGCAGGAAACTTACGGTATTACCGTTTATCAGGAGCAGGTGATGTTGCTTTCTCAGAAATTGGCAGGATTTACTAAAGGTGAAGCGGATGTTTTGCGTAAAGCCATGGGTAAAAAGATCTTTGCCTTGCTGGAGGAGCTGAAACCAAAATTTATTAATCAGGGAGCAGAAAAAGGACATCCAAAAGATGTGTTGGAGAAGATATGGAAGGATTGGGAAGCCTTTGCTGCCTATGCTTTTAATAAATCACACTCAACTTGCTATGCTTGGGTGGCTTACCAAACGGCCTATTTAAAAGCACACTATCCTGCAGAGTACATGGCTTCTGTGCTGAGTAATAACATGGGCCAAATCACGGATGTGACCTTCTTTATGGAGGAATGTAAACGTGCTGGTATTGAGGTGTTAGGGCCTGATGTGAATGAATCCAATTCAGGTTTTACAGTAAATGACAATGGTCAAATCCGATTTGGATTAGCAGCTATAAAAGGAGCAGGTTCTGCGGCAGTAGAAAGTATTATCCAAGAACGAAAATCTAATGGGCAATATAAAGATATATTTGATTTTGCTGAACGTATTCCATTAAAAAGTGTGAATAAAAAGACCTTTGAATCTCTGGCTATGGCAGGTGGATTTGATTGTTTTAAAGAATATCACAGAAAGCAATTTTTGGCTTCTGATAATGGAGAGGGTACTTTAATTGAAAAAATTATTAAATATGCTCAGAAACTGCAGCATGAAAAAGACAGTGCGCAGACTTCCTTATTTGGAGGAGAAGGAGGAGTAGCTATTCCGCCTCCGAGAGTTGCAGAAATGGAACCCTATTCTGAGCTTGAGAAACTGAATATTGAAAAGGAAGTGGTAGGACTTTTTATTTCTGGCCACCCATTGGATGAGTACAGATTTGAAATGGAGAGCTTCTGCAATACGCAGGTTTCGGAGTTAAATGATATTGAAAGTCTTGCATCTAAAAATGAAATAAAAGTAGGCGGGATTGTAACTGCTGTAGCTCACAGGCAAACTAAAACGGGAAAGCCTTTTGGAACCTTAACTTTGGAAGATTACGGTGGTTCTTTCACCTTCTTTATGTTTGGAGATGATTATCTAGCGAATAAGCAATTTTATGAAAATGGTTGGTTCATTTTTATTTCAGGAAGAGTGGGTAAAAAGCCATGGGGCGATCAGGCGCTGGAGTTCAAAATAAGTAAAGTAGAATTGCTTTCTGAATTACGGGATAAAAGGACAAAGAGTTTGGCTATTATGCTTGATTTAAATGCCATCACGGAAGATTTAATAGTGGAACTGGATAATTTATGCCAAACCTTTAAAGGAGAATGTGAAGTAAAGTTGGAATTGCAGGATAAAGTGAATGGCTACAAAGTAGAAACTAAATCCCGAAAATATAAAGTTAATCCAAGCAATGAATTGATAGAAGGACTCAATAGAATCCCTGATTTAAATTATAGGATTTTGACTTAA
- a CDS encoding TIGR04282 family arsenosugar biosynthesis glycosyltransferase, translated as MNKKRLLIIFVKNPELGKCKTRLAATIGDQKALNFYKNMLIRTKEVSEKVEADKAIYYSSFIDDNDLWSNEPPVYKFLQNQNPDLGIKMQSAFKEAFSNNYESVCVIGSDCYALDEKVIDQAFKSLGSKDAVLGPSNDGGYYLLGMNQLHTELFENKEWSTDTVASDTMQDFKNLNLEFELLKELTDIDNEEDLKSIPEAEKQQLLT; from the coding sequence ATGAATAAAAAGCGTTTACTGATTATTTTCGTTAAAAATCCCGAACTGGGGAAATGTAAAACTCGATTAGCAGCTACCATCGGAGATCAAAAAGCATTAAATTTCTACAAAAATATGCTTATTCGAACCAAAGAAGTGTCTGAAAAAGTAGAGGCTGATAAAGCGATTTATTATTCTTCCTTTATAGATGATAATGATTTATGGTCCAATGAGCCACCTGTCTACAAATTCCTTCAAAACCAAAATCCTGATTTAGGAATCAAAATGCAATCTGCCTTTAAGGAAGCTTTTAGTAATAATTATGAGTCAGTATGTGTTATTGGTAGTGATTGTTACGCTTTAGACGAGAAAGTCATTGACCAGGCTTTCAAATCATTGGGAAGTAAAGATGCTGTTTTAGGGCCAAGCAATGATGGAGGATATTATTTACTGGGCATGAACCAATTACATACTGAGCTTTTCGAAAATAAGGAATGGAGTACGGATACTGTGGCTTCCGATACTATGCAGGACTTTAAAAACCTAAATTTGGAATTTGAATTATTGAAGGAGTTGACGGATATTGATAATGAGGAGGATTTGAAGAGTATTCCAGAAGCTGAAAAACAGCAACTCTTAACATAA
- a CDS encoding cellulose synthase family protein — MTWEWLIIVLYGLSLLFIFFFSLGQLHLTFHYLRAKKKQKKNTVRTPEMKGEYPKVCVQLPIFNERYVVNRLVDAVCELDYPNELLEIQLLDDSTDETTEMLESKAQYWQSKGKNIKLIRRPDRIDFKAGALKYGMEITDAEFIAIFDADFLPQPHFLKATVPHFQNEKVGVVQTRWGHVNKDYSLLTRLQAFGLDAHFTIEQVGRNSAGSFINFNGTGGVWRKETIIDAGGWSADTLTEDLDLSYRSQLKGWEFLYKEDVESPAELPIIMPAIKSQQFRWNKGGAETARKNFLNVLKSPIKFSNKLHAFFHLFNSSIFIAILITAVLSVPMLWIKSIHPELALMFQVGSVFLLGFFSIAIFYWVANKHLMKGIKHGKYFFKTFPLFITVSMGLSLHNALAVAEGLLGFKSAFIRTPKFNISDKNKSWKDNQYIKLQFSWLSVLEILLAFYFAFAIFLGISLGDYGLIIFHLMLMLGFSMVFYHSVKPQLK, encoded by the coding sequence ATGACTTGGGAGTGGTTAATTATTGTACTTTACGGACTCAGCTTATTGTTCATATTCTTTTTTAGTTTAGGACAGTTGCATCTTACTTTTCATTATTTAAGAGCTAAGAAAAAGCAGAAAAAGAATACTGTGCGAACGCCTGAAATGAAAGGTGAATACCCTAAGGTTTGTGTGCAATTGCCCATTTTTAATGAAAGATATGTGGTGAATAGATTGGTAGATGCAGTTTGTGAGTTGGATTACCCAAATGAATTGCTTGAAATTCAATTATTGGATGATTCCACAGATGAAACTACTGAAATGCTGGAATCCAAAGCGCAATATTGGCAATCAAAAGGCAAAAATATTAAGCTCATCCGAAGACCAGATAGAATAGATTTTAAAGCTGGAGCTTTGAAATACGGTATGGAAATAACGGATGCTGAATTCATTGCAATTTTTGATGCTGATTTTCTTCCGCAGCCACATTTCCTGAAAGCTACGGTTCCACATTTTCAAAATGAAAAAGTTGGAGTTGTCCAAACTCGTTGGGGGCATGTTAATAAGGATTACTCACTCTTGACTCGTTTACAAGCTTTTGGCTTAGATGCTCATTTTACCATAGAGCAAGTAGGTAGAAACAGTGCGGGTTCTTTTATCAATTTTAATGGAACTGGTGGTGTTTGGCGTAAAGAAACCATCATAGATGCAGGAGGTTGGTCAGCTGATACTTTAACAGAAGATTTAGACTTAAGCTATCGTTCTCAGTTAAAGGGCTGGGAATTTTTGTATAAAGAAGATGTAGAATCTCCTGCTGAATTGCCGATTATCATGCCTGCTATAAAATCTCAACAATTCAGATGGAACAAAGGGGGAGCAGAAACGGCAAGAAAGAACTTTTTGAATGTGTTGAAATCACCCATTAAGTTTTCCAATAAGCTGCATGCATTTTTCCATTTATTCAACAGCTCCATTTTCATAGCAATTTTGATCACGGCTGTACTTAGTGTCCCTATGCTGTGGATTAAAAGTATTCATCCAGAGTTGGCGCTAATGTTCCAAGTTGGAAGCGTATTCCTATTAGGCTTTTTTTCCATTGCTATTTTCTATTGGGTCGCTAATAAACATTTGATGAAAGGCATTAAACATGGTAAATATTTCTTTAAAACCTTTCCTTTATTCATTACAGTTTCTATGGGCTTATCATTGCATAATGCCTTGGCGGTGGCTGAAGGCTTACTTGGATTTAAGTCAGCTTTTATTCGTACACCCAAGTTTAATATTTCGGATAAAAACAAAAGTTGGAAGGATAATCAATATATCAAATTGCAGTTCAGTTGGCTAAGTGTTTTGGAAATCTTGTTAGCTTTTTACTTTGCCTTTGCTATCTTTTTAGGCATTAGCTTGGGTGATTATGGCTTAATCATTTTTCATCTAATGTTGATGCTGGGGTTTTCAATGGTTTTTTATCATTCCGTAAAACCACAACTCAAATAA
- a CDS encoding rhodanese-like domain-containing protein, producing MLKIWLNIMLLSFLQSLVACGQQTYDQKLQSLYKNTVSLIQPQEVKAKLNKEDVVILDTRSAKEYSVSHIPNAKFIGYDHFDISQVKDIPRDKEIIVYCSVGYRSEKIGEKLKEAGFNNVSNIYGGIFQWKNEDLDVVNQKGEVTDSVHTYNKRWSKWLEEGKGIKVYE from the coding sequence ATGCTTAAAATCTGGCTCAATATCATGTTATTATCATTTCTGCAATCGTTGGTGGCTTGTGGTCAGCAGACTTACGACCAAAAGCTTCAATCTTTATATAAAAATACTGTTTCGCTGATTCAGCCACAGGAAGTAAAAGCTAAGCTCAACAAGGAGGATGTCGTGATTTTAGATACTCGCTCTGCCAAAGAATATAGCGTAAGTCATATACCCAATGCTAAATTTATAGGCTATGATCATTTTGACATTTCCCAAGTGAAAGATATTCCAAGAGATAAAGAAATCATAGTTTATTGTTCTGTAGGTTATAGAAGTGAGAAAATAGGGGAGAAGCTAAAGGAAGCAGGTTTCAACAATGTAAGTAATATTTACGGAGGAATATTCCAATGGAAAAATGAGGATTTGGATGTTGTAAACCAGAAAGGAGAAGTTACCGACAGCGTGCATACCTATAATAAACGTTGGAGCAAATGGTTGGAAGAAGGAAAAGGAATTAAGGTTTATGAATAA